From the Candidatus Pelagibacter sp. IMCC9063 genome, the window CTCACTTTGTGAAAAAAGCATAAAAGAATCTATTAATTTGATAGATGGGTCTAAAATTTACATAGGAAATGACACTGGCTTTATGCATTTATGTGCAGGGCTTGGCATTTCATCCTACGGTCTCTTTGGTGATACTCCCGCAAATTATAGTGATTACTCAAACAAAATTATTCCCATCACGCCACGAGGTATAAAGCTTGTTGGTCATGGAACAATGGGTATGAACAAAATATATCCTGAAGACGCATTAGAAAAAGTCAAAGAAATTATTTAAAGAATTTTTTTAAATTCTGAATTACTTTCTCTGAATCTTTGCCTAATATAGATTTTAACTTTTCACTCCCTAACAGCTTATTTATTTTTTTTTCAAACTGCTGCTTGATATTTCCTACAATTACTTCGTTATTAATCTTAACAGCGATATTGGTAGTAATCGCAGAAATCACATCCTTGAAATGATTTGAATTTTTAGTATTTCCCACATTCGTAAAAATCATTTTATCTAAAATAATATTTTTTTTAAATTTTAAATCTTTTGCTAATACAGAGATGTTTATTTTTGGTATAATTAATCTATCAATTACAAAATCAATACTTTTTCTATTTTTGTTTAACTCATTATTACCAGATAAAATTTGCTTCGTGGGTTTTGATTTTTCAACGATAGAATTCTTATTGGGACTCTTATTTAAAAAACCTTCCAGTAAATAAAAACTGTCCACGATTTTTCCATTTTGGACAATGACATCGTAATTTAAATTTATATTTTCAAACGATATTTTACTAAAATTTATTATGCCAGAGGTAAGCATATCTAATTTTAGTTTACCTTCTATAGATGAAATAGTTGCCAAATTTTCTCGAGAAAATATTGGACTATTTTTTATTTGAATATTTTTTATTTGAATAGAGCCTTTCAAAAAATTAGTATTTATTTTTCCTAGAGAAACTTCTCTGCCGGTATCAACTGATAATCTTTCTGAGATTATTGATTTTGCTATGGGATCAAAAAAAAATTTAAGAAAAATGAGTATGGCGAAAATTAATATTGATAAATATATAAGAAATTTTTTCATATTAATGAGCTCAATACGTATATTAAAAAAACAGATGTTACTAAGATTATAAACCCTATAAGTTTGTTTTTGATAAAAAAATAATTAAATGTTTCTATTATAAAGCTCATGCTAACTATATTCTTTTAATAAGATATCTCTTGCGTTGTTTATTTTACTAGCTAAATAATGATTACCACTTTTGTCTGGGTGTAAACTTTGTATCAAATCTTTATGTGCTTTAATGATATCATCCTTATTGCAACCTGGCTTGACTCCCAAAACCTGAAAGGCTTCCTCTTTACTAATGCCAGAAGAATTACTTCCTTGTGACTTTTGATAAAAAGATGGGCCTTGCTTTTTTGCAGAAGATAAAAGTTTAAATAAGTAAACAATATTAAAAACATTAAACACTTTTTTTTTTAAAGCTCCAAGTATTAAGGCAAAAAACGGGAGTGATAGCAAATACCTTCCCACAAAAAACAAAACAATAATAGCTAAGATCGATATACCAATGGTGGAAAATCTAAAAAAAGTAGAAAATGCTTTGGACTCAACATTGGCCATCAACCATAAAAAGCCGTATACAGTTAAAAAAATAACAATACCTAAAAATAAAAAATTCATAAATGAAGAATACCACACCCAAACTTCGCAAGGAAACAAAAGTCATTAAAATTCATAGCGACGAATTAAACGATGATTATGCTTGGATTAAACAAGATAATTGGCAAGAAGTTTTGCAAAAACCTCAGGTTTTAAATTCTGAAGTGCTAAATTATTTAAATGAAGAAAATAAATTCACTGACAGTCAACTAGAAGACCAAATAACTCTCAAACAAACAATTTTTAAAGAACTAAAAGGAAGAATTAAAGACAAGGATTCGTCTGTTCCTATTAAAGACGGAAATTTTTCTTACTTTATGGAATATGCCGAAGGATCTGAGTACCCATGTTACAAAAGATCAAACCTTGGTAAAACTGACGTCATTTTTGATGCTCAAAAAAGATCCATTGGTCAAAAATTTTTTAATATAGCCTCTATTAGTCATAGCCATGACCATCGATATATTGCCTACAATATTGATAAAAACGGAAGTGAAAATTACCTACTTTCTGTAGAAGATCTTGTAGAAGGAAAAATTATTACTAAAGACATACCAGATACTACAGGGGAGATTGTTTGGGATACGAACAATCAATTCATTTATTATATTGGGCTAGATAATAATCAAAGACCTAATAAAATTTTTCAACATAAAATTGGTGAAAATTATAAAAAAGATATCTTAATTTTTGAAGAAAAAGATTCTGCTTTTTTTTGTTCTGTGTCTATTTCCCAAAGTAAAAAATATTTACTCATTAGAACTGCAGATCATCAAACCAGTGAATACTATACCAAAGATCTATCTCAAATAAATGCTTCTATTAAATTATTTTCTAAAAGAGTTAAAAAAGAAGAATATGAAATAGATCATCGTGAAGGTCATTTTTACATTTTAACCAATTACAATGAGTGTAAAAATTTTAAAATCATGGTTTGTGAAGAGACTTGTTTTTCCAAGGAAAATTGGAAAGAGTTTATTTTATACAAAAAAAATATTTTAATTTTAGATTTTTTAATTCTTAAAAAGTGGATTATATACCTTCAGCGTTTTGATGGCTTAAATCAAATTGTTATTCGAAATTTAGATGATGACGAAGAACATACTATCCATTTTGATGAAAAAGCTTATGAGCTTGATCTTTCGGATCAATATGAGTTTGATACTGACTGGATAAGATTCTCTTTTTCATCACCTATTACGCCAAAATCTATTTTTGATTATAACTGCAAAACCAAAGAGAAAGTTTTAAAAAAAACTCAAGAAATACCATCAGGATTTGATTCTAATTTGTATACTTGTGAAAGATTTTTCTGCGAATCTCATGATGGAGCTGAGGTTCCCATCACCGTTTTTTATAAAAAAGATTTGAAGTTAGATGGATCCAACCCTTTGCTACTTTATGGATATGGAAGTTATGGAATTACAATTCCAGATTCTTTTTCTAACAGTAGATTTTCTTTGATTGATAGAGGTTTTATATACGCAATAGCCCACGTAAGAGGTGGAAGAGAGAAAGGCCAAGAATGGTATGAAGAAGGAAAGTTGCTTAAGAAAAAAAACACTTTTTTAGATTTTATTGCTTGTGCGGAATCGCTTTGCAAAAAAAAATATACTGCTCCAAAAAAAATTATTGCCCAAGGTGGTTCTGCGGGAGGATTACTAATGGGTTATATAGCCAATGAAAGGCCTGATCTTTTTTTAGGAATTGTTGCACAAGTACCCTTTGTAGATATTTGCAACACCATGCTAGATGAGGATTTACCTTTAACTGTTACTGAAATTCCAGAATGGGGGGACTTAAAAAATAACAAAGAAGCCTTTAAATATATAAGAAGCTACTCACCTTATGATAATGTAAAAAAACAAGAGTATCCCCATATGTTAATCACCGGTGGTGTAACCGATCCTAGGGTTACTTATTGGGAAATGACTAAATGGACTGCTAAAATTAGAGATTACAAAAAAGATAACAACCTATTACTCCTTAAAATGAATATGGATGCAGGTCATAGTGGAGCTAGTGGTAGGTACGATTATTTAAATGAAATTGCTTTGGATTATATCTTTTGCTTAAAAATAACTTCTCAATAATAATTTAATTATTTTTTTTAATTTTTTTTCTATCTTATCCCAAAATAGTTCTTCGATCTTAATATTGTTGAGCTGATTAATCTCCTGAATTCCTGTGGGCGAAGTTACATTAATTTCAGTTAAATAATTTCCGATTGTATCGATCCCTACAAAAAACAGACCTTTCTTTTTCAAAAAAGGTTTAAGTAAATTGCATATTTTTTTGTCACGAAATACTAAATTAGTTTTTTTGGCTGAACCACCCGCATGAAAATTAGCTTTAATACTATTCTTAGCTGGTATGCGAGCAACGGATCCTACATATTCACCATCAATCAAAATAATCCTTCTGTCTCCTAAGCTTATTTCTTTAATAAATTTTTGAACAATAATGGGCAATTTATATTTCTTTAGCAAATTATTTACTAATTTTTTGTTTCTAGCTTTGTTTGAATCAATTTTTTCAATACCCTCTCCTCCATTTCCATAAAGTGGTTTTATAATTGAAATTTTATTTTTTTTATTAAATTGCAAAATTTCCTGAAGATCACCCGAAACTAAAGTGGGAGGTATAATTTTGTCAAAGTCAAACATGGATAGCTTTTCAGGATAGTCGCGGATATGTTTTGGATTGTTAATAACTAATACTTTGTCTGATAGCTTTTCTAATAAATAAGTTGCTGTAATATAATTCATATTAAATGGAGGGTCCTGCCTAACTAAAACAACGTCCATTAAATTTAAGTTCATTTTTTTTATTTTTTTTAAACTAAAAAATTTAGTTTTATTTGAGCTTAAAGTAAAAAAATTACCTTTAGCGTTCACTTTATTGTTTTCTAAGGAAAGATTATTGGGGGAATAACAAAATAATTTATGTCCTCTTTTTTGAGCTTCTAATGCTAGGCTATAAGTGCTGTCTCCCTTGGGATTAATTGTGCTCCAAGGATCCATTTGTATGGCAATATTAAAAAGCTTCTTCATCAAATAAAATGTTTATATTTTCTTTCCAGCTAGAGTTATATTTCTCTATTAGCATGGTGGCAGGTGTTTTTCTTGATTTAATCATTTCCTGTATTTCGTTTAAAAAAATAGATTCATCTTTATTGGACCTGTTTTTAATTCCCCTTCTAACCAGCCCTTGCTTAGATATTTCAATAAATTTATTAGCATGCTCAAAAATGGGTTCGTTTCGCATATTGGTATTCAGACCGTTTTTAGCTGCTTCTAAATAAGCATTGTTTACCTCCTCAAATTTCCAGTCTTTGGTTAAATCATGAGCGTGATTTAGTGACTCTTCGTCATAGAGAAGCCCGGTCCAAAAGGCAGGTATAGAACAAAGTCCCGACCAAGAACATGAATCTGCAGACCTAATCTCCATATATGTTTTTATACGAATTTCATGAAAAATAGTGGAAATATGAGCTTCCCAATCTTTGAGGTCTGGCTTAATATTTGGTATTTTCTTTAAATCACCTGTTAAAAAATTTCTGAAGCTTTCACCGCTCGCATCTAATATTTTGTTATTTCTTGTGACAAAATACATAGGAACATCCAAAGCAAAATCTACATATTTTTCAAAACTGTTTTCATCGCTCATAAAAAAATCAATTAGTCCTGATCTGTCCGAATCTGTATTTTGCCAAATAAAGGAGCGGTAGGATAAGTAATTGTTTAATTTCGATTCCGTAAAAGGAGAGTTGGAAAAGATAGAGAGTGCGATAGGAATTAAGCAGGTAGCAACTCTTGTTTTTATTTTGTAATCCTCTTCATTTTTATAATCTAAATTAATTTGAGTTCCACAAGTACGATGCATCATATCAAGCCCATGTGTACCTCTTGTTGGCATGTAGTTACGCATAATATCGTAACGTTTTTTTGGTAATTTAGATATTTCATTAAAAGTAGCATTGGGATTAAAACCATTTCCTACCAGACCAATATTGAGCTTTTTACAAACCTCCACCATTTCATCTAGGTATTCATTTACTTCTTTGCAGGTCTCATGGACGTTATCAAGCGGCTCTCCAGAAAGTTCTATTTGTAGTCCCGGCTCTAATGTTATGCTTTTGTTATTTTTTTTTAAACCGACAACACTTTTCTCATCGTGAATAGGAATCCAGCCATTTTGTTCTAATAATTCAAATATTTTTTCTATACTTTGCGGTCCCTGATATCCAATAGGCTTTTTAGTTTTTATATTAAATAAAAATTTTTCATGCTCGGTTCCTATTTTTAAACCAGAGGCTTTGGAGCCATCTTTAAAAAAATTAATTAACTGCTCCTTGTCAACAATGAGCGAATTTGTGTCTATTTGCATATTTAATTATACTGTATTTTTTGATTGTTAATGGATATTAATAATTCTACAAGAGTGTTCATTATACAAGACTGGTTATGACTAATATGGAAAAAAATGAAGGTATAATTCCCAATTCACTAAATGAGCACTGGATGCCATTTTCTGCAAACAGAGAATTTAAAGAAAATCCAAGATTAATTGTTGGTGCTCAAGGAGTTTACTTAAAAGATCATTTAGGAAGATCGCAAATTGATGCTAGTTCTGGCCTATATTGCAACCCGCTTGGTCATGGAAGAAAAGAGATTATTAATGCCGTTACCAAACAACTGGAGAAATTAGATTATTGTCAGCCATTTCACCAGGGCTTTGGTGGCTCATTTGAACTTGCAACTAAAATTGCCAGCCAAACTCCTGATGGTTTAAATAAAATTTTTTATACGATTTGTGGTTCTACTGCTGTAGAGAGCGCTATCAAGATTGCTTTTACTTATCATAGATTAAATGGAAACGAAAAACGCTATCGTTTTGTTGGTAGAGAAAAAGGTTATCATGGAATGAATATTGGGGCGATGTCGGTGGGTGGTATGCCGAATAATATTAAAGGCTATGATAATATTATGATGCCTGGAGTTTTGCGTATGAGACACACTCAGTTGTCTGATCATAAGTTTGTAGAAGGTCAGCCAGATACTGGAATAGAGCTAGCAAACGATCTTGAAAAATTTGTAAAAGAGCATGGGGAAGATAGTATTGCAGCATGCATAGTAGAGCCGATTTCAGGATCGGTTGGCATTATAGTTCCTCCAAAAGGATATTTAAAAAGACTAAGAGAAATTTGTGATCAATATAAAATAATTTTAATTTTTGATGAAGTGGTAACTGGCTGGGCTAGAACAGGCTCTATGTTTGCATCTGAAGAATTTGATGTCACTCCCGATATAATGACTTTAGCCAAAGCAACTACTAATGGGATTATGCCCATGGGTGTGGTTGTAGTTAAAGACGAAATATACAACTCAATTGTTGATAAAGCGCCCAAAGATACCATAGAACTTTTCCATGGATACACTTACTCCGCTATACCTGCCGCTGTCGCTGCTGGTTTGGCTGTACAAGATATTTTTGAAAAAGAAAATATTCTTAAAAGAGTTCAAGATTTAATTCCTTATTTTTTAAAAAGCTTATTTTCTCTTAAAGACTTAGAAGGAGTAGAAAATATTAGAGGCTATGGATTGCTGGGTGCTATTGACTTAAAAAATAAAGGACATGTTGCTGGAGCTGGATTTGAATGTTTTAAAATTTGTTATGAAAATGGAATTAATTTAAAGTCTACTGGAGACACATTAATTTTAGCACCTCCATTTATTTGCGAAAAGAAACATATCGACGAAATTATGGATAAACTTAAAAAGGCTATCTCTATTTATAATCAAAAATAATATTAAGAATTAATTGGTGCAACCCGAACAATGGGCTTTTCATCAATAGGCAAATGTACTAAACCTGCAAAAACCGAAAGTAATATTGATAAATACCAAGCATAATTATAACTTCCAAACTGATCATAAAAATACCCACCAAGATATGCTCCTAGAAAAGATCCCATCTGATGACTAAAAAAAACAATTCCAAATAAAGTGGTTAAGTATTTAGTTCCAAAAATTTGAGCTACAATTCCATTGGTAGGTGGAATAGTTGCTAACCACAAAAGTCCAAAAATAACTCCAAATCCAAGTGCCACATAAATAGAAGATGGAAATAATAAAAATAGAATAAGTGCAATTGCTCTTAAAAAATAAAGCCAACTTAGAAGAATTTTTTTACTATACTTGGAAGAGAGGTATCCCATAGTTAATGTACCAAAAATATTAAATACTCCTATTAAGGAAAGAATTGCTGCGGCAGTCCAGTCTGGCAAGCCCGTTTCTTCTATATAGCCAGGCATGTGCGTTGCCACTAAAGTAATTTGAAAACCACAAACAAAAAAGCCAGCTGTTAATAATTGATAGCCTTTATGTTGGAAAGCTTCCTGTACAGCTTTAGGTGCAGTCTGATCTCTGGTAAATTGATTATTAGTTTCATCTACATATTCTTTTTTTAATAGAAATAGTGAGCAAAAAAGTCCAAAAATAAGAAGATAAATGTAATATTCCAAAGTGAGTTGCCAACCAAATGTATCATTGGAAAACTTTGCAAACATAGGCAGTAAAAAAAAACCGATTGAAGCTGAGGCTGTAACTAAGCCGGTAGCTATAGTTCTATTTTTATTTGAAAAAAATTTTCCTACAGCTGAAATAGGAACAGACATTGCAGTTCCCCCTAATGCAATTCCAACTAAGATTCCCAAACTAGTTTGGAACTCAAAAACATTTTTTGGTCCTTGAACCAACAAGTAGACACCAAAAATATAAATTAGGAAAGCAAAAGCAACTACTTTGCTTGGTCCAAACCTATCAGCTAGGAAACCAAAAACAGGCGCGAGGGTTCCCCAAAAAACCATTTGAACAGCAATAGCCAAACCAAACTGTGTTCTAGTAAATCCTAAATCTGTCTCAAAAAAACTATAGAACAAACCCCATGTTTGTCTTATTCCCATTGAAATGAAAACAACTAGCGACGCAGCCACTAAAATAATTATTGCTTTTTTGTTTTCAAAAAAATTTTTGTCCATTAAGAAACTATGCAATTTATAATAGAAATATTCAAATGAATTTTACTTTTTTCAACCTAAGGTTTTATGATTTGAGGTAAAGTTTAAAATTTAAATAAATTCCCCGTAGAATCAGATTATAGCTTTTTTAAATAAGGGAGATCAAATGTTAGAAAAATATTTTAATTACAAACAACACAAGACAGACTTTAAAACAGAAGTAACCGCCGGGTTTACAACTTTTTTAACCATGGCTTATATTATGTTTTTAAATCCATTAATTTTATCAGACGGTGGTTTTGATTTTGGTGGAGTATTTACAGCAACTATTTTAGCTGCAGCTTTAGCTTGTTTCATCATGGGCTTTTACGGAAAAACTTGGCCCATTGGACTGGCGCCAGGAATGGGACTGAATGCATTCATTGCATTTGGAGTGTGTAAAGGCATGGGCTATTCACCTGCAGAAGCGTTAGGTGCTGTGTTCGTAGCGGGTATGGTTTTCTTAATCATATCACTTACACCTTTAAGAGCTTGGATCATTAATTCCATACCAAGAAGTTTGAAGTTAGGAATTGGTGCGGGTATTGGATTGTTCTTAGCTATCATTGGATTTGAAATCATGGGAGTGACTGCAGATCATCCTGTAACTTTAGTAACACTTGGAAACTTAAAAAGCCCTATCGTTTTACTTGGATGCTTTGCGTTTGTATCTATGATTATTTTAGAAAAACTAAAAGTGAAAGGAAATATCATTATCGGTATTTTGGTCTTTAGTATCATTGCTTGGGTTTCTGGAATTGCAAAGTTTAATGGTGTGGTCGGAGCTATTCCGCCAATGACACATTTAATGACTTTTGATCTGAGCGCAGCATTATCTGCAAGCATGATCACTGTTGTGTTTACACTATTCTTTGTAGATTTTTTCGATACTGCAGGTACGCTTACATCAGTTGCAAATGTAGCTGGCAAAGTTGACTCTAAAGGAAACGTAAAAGATATTGAGAGAGCAATGCTTTCAGACAGTGTTGGTACTGTTGCTGGATCTATGCTTGGTACATCGAATGTAACGAGCTACGTTGAATCGGGAGCTGGGGTAAAAGAAGGCGGAAAGACAGGAATGACTTCTATAGTTATAGGAGTTTGTTTTTTGCTATGCTTATTCTTTGCACCACTAGCAACATCCCTTCCTAAAGAAATCGATGGCGCAGCTTTAGTCTATGTTTCTATTCTGTTTGTGAGAAACATTGTGAACATAGAATGGGATGACATAGGAGAGTCTGCACCTGCTGTTATCGCAATGATTGCCATGCCACTAACATATAGTATTAGCACTGGAATGGCTTTGGCCTTTATTTCTTATGCTTTAATTAAGTTAGGAAGTGGAAAAGTTAAAGGGGTATCACCAGCAATTTGGTTAATAGCAATACTTGGAACTATCAGTATCGCTATATAAATTTTAAGGGGCTGCTCTTTGGGGTGGCCCCTTTATTTCTTAAGACTTGGAATGAATCTTCTTAATTTCTTCAATAGATAAGAGTTCATAATTTTCAAAAGGCTGAACAATCCAAGGATTATCATCTAATTTATTTGCACAGTAATCAGGTTCATACGTAGAGTGTAATTTTTTCCAAAGGACTGCTGTTCTAATTTCTTTAATATCATCTTTGATCGCTGGGTATTTTTCTAACCAAGCAATACTTTGTTTTAAAGTTACTCCTGTATCTGAGAGATCATCACATAATAATATATTCCCACCCATAGAATGAACGGTTGAACTCATCTCTCTAGAAAAAATAATTTGTCCCTGCTTATCTTCCAAATCTTCTCCACTATAAGATTCTACTGCTAGATAGGCACACTTGATTTTAAAAATTCTACTTAAAACATCAATGATTGGAGCTCCACCCCTCATTATTCCTATTAATAAATCTGGTTTAAATCCACTGTCATGCACTTGAATTGCAAGTTTTTCTACGGTGTGATTATAATCGTCCCAATTAACTAAAAGTTTTTTTACCATAAATAATTTTAACTTAGAAAAAGGAGTATTTACATGAAAGGATATTGGATCGCAATTTATAAAAAAATAGAAAACCAGGAAAACCTTGGGGATTACGGAAAAAATGCAACTAAAGCTATTATAGATCATGGTGGAAAACCTTTGGTACGAGGTGGCAAATACAAAACCTTAGAGGGAAATAACATTCCTCGAACCGTAATATGGGAGTTTCCTAATTATGATTCTGCCATTACTTGCTACAATTCTAAAGAATATCAAGATGCATGGTCTCTTGCAAAAGATACAACAGAAAGAGATTTAGAAATTGTTGAGGGAGTCTAGTATTTAACGGGGACTGGATCAATGCTTCTCCACATATACCAAGTGGCAACAGTTGCATAAGGAGACCATAATTTTTTAAGCTCTTCTATTTTTTTTTGAGGCGGGGGGTATGCTGTTTTGTAGTTTTTAGATATTGCTTTGAGCAAACCAATATCTTGAACTGGATAAATATCTGGGCGCAATTGATTAAAAAACAAAAACATTTCAGCTGTCCAACGTCCAATTCCCTTCACTTCGCTTAGGTATTTAATAGCCTCTTCATCATCCATTTCTTTTAACTTCTTAATATCAATACTTTTATCATCAAATTTTTTAGCCAAAATTTTAAGATATTCAATTTTTTGTCGTGATAGCCCACAGCTAGACAATTGAGATTTGGAGAGGTTTAAAATATTTTTAGGAATTATTTTTTTTGCTTTATGAGAGAATTTTTTCCACACAGAATCTGCAGACTGTACAGATATCTGTTGACCAATAATGGATCTGCAAAGGGAAAAGAAAGGATCGTTCCTAGAAACCAAAGATCCACTATGCGTAGCAATAATTTTTTTAATTACTTTGTCTTTTTTAGATAAAGTTTTTTTGGCCAAACTCCAATATTTGGGTTTTTTCATTATACTTGCCTAGTAATAATTGTTTTTTTATTTTTGATCTCTTCTCTTTTAAAAATAATGAAAGAGCTTGCAATAATAAGTGCTGCGCCTAAATAAGTTGTAAAATAAGGAATCTCATCAAAAATAAGCACTCCGGCAAAAGTTGCTATGATCAAGCTAAGGTACTTAATCGGAGTAACTGCTGAAATGGAGCCTTTACGTAAAGACATTGTTAAAAAAATATTTCCAGCAGAACCTGCAATTCCAATTAAAATAAGGGGTACAAAATCACGTGCAGTAGGCATTTTAAATTCAAAAAATAATGAGATAGATCCACAAAAAATTACAGCCAAAGTAAAGAAGGTTGCAATTAAATAATCAGGTTCTGTTTTTGATAGTTTTTTAATTAGAATGGCTATGATTCCGAAGAACAAACAAAACATTAAAGGGAAAAGAGAATATATTGTAAATAATTCCGTTCCTGGTTTTAAAATAATTACAACACCAGCTAGACCAATAATAATGGCTACCCATCTAAATACTTTAATTACTTCTTTAAGTATAATCATCGAAAAAATAGTTGCAAAAACTGGGGCTGCAAAGGTAATAGTTATGGCTTCTGCAATAGGTAAATATTTAACTGCTAAAAAAATCCATAACATTCCAAAGGTTCCTATAAAAGCTCTAGCCAAATGCAGTTTTAACTTTTTAGTTTGAAAAAGATTTTTATATCTCTCTCTTGGAATAATAAAAAAAATAGGAATGAGTCCAAAAAGACCTCTAAAAAAAACGATTTCTCCAGTGGGATAGCTAGCGGACATGATCTTTACTAAAATATCCATGATCGAAAAGCTTACGGCACTAATAGCCATATATACCGCGCCTATTTGATTTGAAGACAACATTGAAATTTATTTTACCATAATTAAAGATCTTAGTATAAGTTTTTCAGAATGAATAAAATCATTTTAGCAGCAGGTTGTTTTTGGGGAATACAAGAAATTTTTGATTCTACACCTGGGGTTATAAAAACAAAAGCTGGTTATACTGGTGGAAATGTTGAACATCCCACATATGAAATGATCTGCTCTGGAACAACTAATCATGCAGAAGCAGTTGAAATCGAATTTGATTCAAAGGTCATATCTTATAAACAATTGTTAAAAATTTTTTGGGCCATACACGATCCAACTACTCTAAATAAACAAGGACCTGATATTGGGACTCAGTATCGTTCAGCAATATTTTATCTTAATGATCCTCAAAGATTAGATGCAGAAGAATCTAAGTCTGAGATAAATACGAAACAGTACAATGGAAGAGTAGTCACAGAAATTACTAAGCATTCTATATTTTATACTGCAGAAGAATATCACCAATACTATAATAAAAAAATAAAAGAAAAATATGGGATTAGTTAATACTGATTGGTTGA encodes:
- a CDS encoding NCS2 family permease, which gives rise to MLEKYFNYKQHKTDFKTEVTAGFTTFLTMAYIMFLNPLILSDGGFDFGGVFTATILAAALACFIMGFYGKTWPIGLAPGMGLNAFIAFGVCKGMGYSPAEALGAVFVAGMVFLIISLTPLRAWIINSIPRSLKLGIGAGIGLFLAIIGFEIMGVTADHPVTLVTLGNLKSPIVLLGCFAFVSMIILEKLKVKGNIIIGILVFSIIAWVSGIAKFNGVVGAIPPMTHLMTFDLSAALSASMITVVFTLFFVDFFDTAGTLTSVANVAGKVDSKGNVKDIERAMLSDSVGTVAGSMLGTSNVTSYVESGAGVKEGGKTGMTSIVIGVCFLLCLFFAPLATSLPKEIDGAALVYVSILFVRNIVNIEWDDIGESAPAVIAMIAMPLTYSISTGMALAFISYALIKLGSGKVKGVSPAIWLIAILGTISIAI
- a CDS encoding phosphoribosyltransferase codes for the protein MVKKLLVNWDDYNHTVEKLAIQVHDSGFKPDLLIGIMRGGAPIIDVLSRIFKIKCAYLAVESYSGEDLEDKQGQIIFSREMSSTVHSMGGNILLCDDLSDTGVTLKQSIAWLEKYPAIKDDIKEIRTAVLWKKLHSTYEPDYCANKLDDNPWIVQPFENYELLSIEEIKKIHSKS
- a CDS encoding DUF1330 domain-containing protein, which encodes MKGYWIAIYKKIENQENLGDYGKNATKAIIDHGGKPLVRGGKYKTLEGNNIPRTVIWEFPNYDSAITCYNSKEYQDAWSLAKDTTERDLEIVEGV
- a CDS encoding DNA-3-methyladenine glycosylase family protein; the encoded protein is MKKPKYWSLAKKTLSKKDKVIKKIIATHSGSLVSRNDPFFSLCRSIIGQQISVQSADSVWKKFSHKAKKIIPKNILNLSKSQLSSCGLSRQKIEYLKILAKKFDDKSIDIKKLKEMDDEEAIKYLSEVKGIGRWTAEMFLFFNQLRPDIYPVQDIGLLKAISKNYKTAYPPPQKKIEELKKLWSPYATVATWYMWRSIDPVPVKY
- a CDS encoding DMT family transporter, which produces MAISAVSFSIMDILVKIMSASYPTGEIVFFRGLFGLIPIFFIIPRERYKNLFQTKKLKLHLARAFIGTFGMLWIFLAVKYLPIAEAITITFAAPVFATIFSMIILKEVIKVFRWVAIIIGLAGVVIILKPGTELFTIYSLFPLMFCLFFGIIAILIKKLSKTEPDYLIATFFTLAVIFCGSISLFFEFKMPTARDFVPLILIGIAGSAGNIFLTMSLRKGSISAVTPIKYLSLIIATFAGVLIFDEIPYFTTYLGAALIIASSFIIFKREEIKNKKTIITRQV
- the msrA gene encoding peptide-methionine (S)-S-oxide reductase MsrA; its protein translation is MNKIILAAGCFWGIQEIFDSTPGVIKTKAGYTGGNVEHPTYEMICSGTTNHAEAVEIEFDSKVISYKQLLKIFWAIHDPTTLNKQGPDIGTQYRSAIFYLNDPQRLDAEESKSEINTKQYNGRVVTEITKHSIFYTAEEYHQYYNKKIKEKYGIS